The following proteins are co-located in the Planifilum fimeticola genome:
- a CDS encoding restriction endonuclease subunit S — translation MSRKRKKKTLAELLEEALVPEEEQPYQVPDNWVWVRLGALLPEMETRDPTKLGTDFFTYIDVESIDNKNQKVSSPKTLFVKNAPSRAKRAVHEGDVIISLVRPYLKNIAYIGSDLKDAVASTAFYVCGPSKAHCNKYLYYYSKSDVMTTYLNLRAKGHNSPSVRNSDFLNTPFPLPPLPEQKRIVDRVESLLGKINEAKELIEEAKETFETRRAAILAKAFRGELTKKWREQHPDIEPADQLLERIKAEKEKLEGTKRRRKQKNELPPIDPPYELPKGWKWVRLGDITTINPGKPKNMELPQDHQCSFVPMAAIDGFKGIISNIQQRRFDEVKNGYTYFEENDILFAKITPCMENGKVALAKGLFNQFGFGTTEFHVIRCHPLIHPKYIYHLVRSDSFRKRAKAAMTGAVGQQRVPKNFLETYPCPLPPFKEQKVIADHLDALLSYEYDFQTILDREDDIMTLTQSILNKAFRGELGTNDPEEESALELLKEVLLEQAGETIDNPKSKANRQGSLLLV, via the coding sequence ATGAGCCGTAAAAGGAAGAAGAAAACGCTGGCGGAACTGTTGGAGGAGGCCCTGGTGCCGGAAGAGGAGCAGCCCTATCAGGTGCCGGATAATTGGGTTTGGGTAAGGTTGGGGGCTTTGTTGCCAGAGATGGAAACAAGGGACCCAACGAAATTAGGGACCGACTTTTTTACTTATATTGATGTCGAATCAATAGACAATAAAAATCAAAAAGTAAGTTCCCCAAAGACTCTATTCGTTAAAAATGCTCCAAGTCGGGCAAAAAGAGCTGTTCATGAAGGAGATGTAATAATATCTCTTGTTAGACCGTATCTAAAAAATATTGCATACATCGGTTCTGATCTTAAAGATGCTGTTGCCTCAACTGCTTTTTATGTTTGTGGACCCAGCAAGGCCCATTGTAACAAGTATTTATATTACTACTCAAAAAGTGATGTAATGACAACATATCTTAATTTAAGAGCCAAGGGTCATAATTCTCCTTCGGTAAGAAATAGCGACTTCCTTAATACACCTTTCCCCCTCCCCCCTCTTCCCGAACAAAAACGAATCGTCGACCGGGTGGAGTCTCTTCTGGGGAAAATCAACGAAGCCAAGGAATTGATTGAAGAGGCAAAGGAGACCTTTGAAACCCGCCGGGCCGCCATCCTCGCCAAGGCGTTCCGCGGTGAACTGACAAAAAAATGGCGCGAACAACACCCCGACATCGAACCCGCCGACCAACTGTTGGAGCGGATCAAAGCGGAGAAGGAGAAACTCGAGGGAACAAAAAGGAGACGAAAACAAAAAAACGAACTCCCTCCCATTGACCCGCCGTATGAATTGCCGAAGGGGTGGAAGTGGGTTAGATTGGGAGATATAACAACGATTAATCCAGGAAAACCTAAAAATATGGAATTACCCCAAGATCATCAATGTAGTTTTGTTCCTATGGCGGCTATTGATGGATTTAAGGGGATAATCTCAAACATCCAGCAAAGGCGATTTGATGAAGTTAAAAATGGCTATACCTATTTTGAAGAGAACGATATACTTTTCGCCAAAATAACACCTTGCATGGAAAACGGAAAAGTTGCTTTGGCAAAAGGACTGTTTAACCAATTTGGATTTGGAACGACAGAATTTCACGTTATCAGATGCCATCCCCTAATTCATCCAAAATACATCTATCATTTGGTTCGTTCAGACTCTTTCCGAAAACGAGCTAAGGCTGCAATGACAGGTGCCGTTGGTCAGCAAAGAGTACCAAAGAATTTTTTGGAAACATATCCGTGTCCTTTACCTCCATTTAAAGAACAAAAAGTAATTGCAGATCACTTAGATGCTTTACTAAGCTATGAATATGATTTCCAAACCATTTTAGATAGAGAAGATGATATAATGACTCTCACCCAATCCATCCTCAACAAAGCCTTTCGGGGCGAATTGGGCACCAACGATCCTGAAGAGGAGAGCGCGTTGGAACTCCTCAAAGAAGTGCTGCTTGAACAAGCCGGGGAAACAATTGATAACCCTAAAAGCAAAGCCAACAGACAAGGCTCCCTTCTCCTCGTTTAA
- a CDS encoding type II toxin-antitoxin system PemK/MazF family toxin yields the protein MNMKIVRGQVWKVNLDPTRGAEMKKLRPCVVVSADSIGKLPLKVIVPITEWKEIYASYPWIVKLEPNVQNGLDKLSAADAFQVKSLSTERFVKQLGVLAEEEIDDIVSAIGIVIQIPI from the coding sequence ATGAATATGAAGATCGTCAGGGGACAAGTTTGGAAAGTCAATCTTGATCCAACGCGTGGGGCGGAAATGAAAAAGCTCCGCCCCTGCGTTGTTGTCAGTGCGGACAGTATCGGGAAATTGCCCTTGAAGGTGATCGTTCCCATCACTGAGTGGAAAGAGATTTATGCTTCGTATCCCTGGATAGTGAAATTGGAGCCAAATGTGCAGAATGGGTTGGACAAGCTTTCTGCAGCGGATGCTTTTCAAGTGAAGAGCTTGTCAACCGAGCGGTTTGTCAAGCAGTTGGGAGTTCTGGCTGAGGAAGAGATAGACGACATCGTTTCAGCCATAGGCATTGTGATTCAAATTCCGATTTGA
- a CDS encoding helix-turn-helix domain-containing protein, with product MDIGPRIKLARAKAGLSVRELAERVGVSATAISKFERGEASPRQSTLLRLAKALSVGVEYFFREVKVETLNPAYRKHSKLGKRLQEAIEATIVEAVERHLLVEELFPKGFFPESKLPSFPITSVDEAERAADELRRQWKLGSDPIEDLCGRLENRGIKVIAIDAPKGFDGFSCWVNGQIPVIAYNVNAPGDRQRFNLAHELGHLVLDADPPVDVEKAAHRFAGAFLVPAEAVHVELGRKRSDLSLDELLLLKNEYGVSIQAWIWRAFDLEIIDRDTYNTLFRRLSQRGWRTEEPGSVSLEKPRRLRLLIHQALAERLITPSYAATLLHGGLRTVKPKPKEFPQPKDDLVREYMENRELTAFEDVDLEDFHEYEDRQGTSLESQS from the coding sequence ATGGATATTGGACCGCGTATTAAACTGGCCCGGGCGAAAGCGGGATTGTCGGTCCGCGAGCTTGCGGAGCGAGTGGGCGTTTCCGCAACTGCCATCTCCAAGTTTGAACGGGGCGAAGCGTCCCCTCGTCAAAGCACGCTTTTGCGATTGGCAAAAGCCTTGTCTGTGGGTGTCGAATATTTTTTTCGGGAAGTGAAAGTGGAAACGCTGAATCCGGCATACCGGAAGCACTCTAAGCTGGGGAAACGTTTGCAGGAAGCGATCGAAGCCACGATTGTCGAGGCAGTGGAGCGCCATCTTTTGGTGGAAGAGCTATTTCCGAAGGGGTTCTTTCCAGAATCCAAACTGCCTAGTTTTCCGATAACATCGGTGGATGAAGCGGAGCGGGCAGCAGATGAGCTCCGAAGGCAGTGGAAGTTGGGGTCGGATCCCATCGAAGATTTGTGTGGCCGGCTTGAAAACCGGGGGATCAAGGTGATTGCCATTGACGCTCCCAAAGGTTTTGACGGTTTTTCATGCTGGGTAAACGGTCAAATCCCTGTCATCGCATACAACGTGAATGCGCCTGGAGATCGGCAGCGATTCAACTTGGCTCACGAACTGGGACACCTCGTCCTCGATGCCGACCCTCCGGTGGACGTGGAAAAGGCGGCCCATCGTTTTGCCGGTGCCTTTTTGGTACCGGCCGAGGCTGTCCACGTGGAACTCGGCAGAAAGAGATCCGATCTTAGTTTGGATGAGCTGCTTTTGCTCAAGAACGAATACGGTGTCAGCATTCAAGCTTGGATTTGGCGAGCGTTCGATCTGGAGATCATCGACCGAGACACGTATAACACGCTGTTTCGACGCCTCAGTCAGCGGGGGTGGCGAACTGAAGAACCTGGAAGCGTTTCCCTCGAAAAACCGCGCAGATTGCGCTTGTTGATCCACCAAGCACTTGCAGAACGTTTGATTACACCGTCTTACGCTGCCACGCTGCTACACGGAGGTTTACGAACTGTTAAACCCAAGCCAAAGGAGTTCCCGCAACCAAAGGATGATTTGGTGCGGGAGTACATGGAAAACCGAGAGTTGACCGCTTTTGAAGATGTCGATTTGGAGGATTTCCATGAATATGAAGATCGTCAGGGGACAAGTTTGGAAAGTCAATCTTGA